One Oncorhynchus keta strain PuntledgeMale-10-30-2019 unplaced genomic scaffold, Oket_V2 Un_scaffold_275_pilon_pilon, whole genome shotgun sequence genomic window carries:
- the LOC118393993 gene encoding TOX high mobility group box family member 3-like, translated as MDVRFYPTAGGNPIPGDPPNLDFSHCLGYYNYNKFANNNNYMNMADVAGGGDTFHTPSLGDEEFEIPPITPPPETESGLGLSDVDSPFPGHPLQHRGPFTPQFPPQSLELPSITISRNLMDQEGLSSINGLPLNMQGHLRQYPPNPAMVMRSIISMNNPNGMMSRNQLTTINQSQLSAQLGLNMTGPKIPHTSPSPPTSKSATPSPSSSINEDDQDQDNRVMAGEKRPAPDAGKKPKTPKKKKKKDPNEPQKPVSAYALFFRDTQAAIKGQNPNATFGEVSKIVASMWDGLGEEQKQGYKSKTEAAKKEYLKALAAYRASLVSKAAQESAEAQTIRSVQQTLASTSLSPGLMLPSPLSQHPSMSSMSSMAQALQNGMPRAIAPKPLQMRMGGNQIVTSVTVQHQNMTNGVPSQLLNQMGGGGGGGAMVAGAQPTAVSQMSPTMQGGVGGHMQQLQQQQTQQQQMQQHLQHHQMQQQQMHHQQIQQQMQHQHFQHHLQQQLQQHNIQQQQQQQQQQQQQQQQHQQQRHDMQQQQLQLHQMQMQQLHQQQMQQHLQQQQQQHQSQCSPPQHSPSTPQSVGGSASMGSPQPAPQQPHPSQIQAHAQVLSQVSIY; from the exons ACATTCCACACCCCCAGCCTGGGAGACGAGGAGTTTGAGATCCCTCCCATCACCCCTCCTCCAGAGACAGAGTCTGGCCTGGGCCTATCGGATGTGGACTCCCCCTTCCCGGGGCACCCGCTCCAGCACAGGGGACCCTTCACCCCCCAGTTCCCCCCTCAGAGCCTGGAGCTGCCCTCCATCACCATCTCACGCAACCTCATGGACCAGGAGGGGCTCTCCAGCATCAACGGCCTGCCATTG AACATGCAGGGCCACCTCCGCCAGTACCCCCCTAACCCCGCCATGGTCATGAGATCCATCATAAGCATGAACAACCCCAATGGTATGATGTCCCGGAACCAGCTGACCACCATCAACCAGTCCCAGCTCAGCGCCCAGCTGGGCCTGAACATGACAGGACCCAAAATCCCCCATACTTCGCCCTCACCACCAACCAGCAAGTCAGCCACGCCCTCACCCTCCAGCTCTATCAACGAGGACGACCAAGACCAGGACAATAGG GTAATGGCGGGAGAGAAGCGCCCAGCACCAGATGCTGGGAAGAAGCCCAAGACccccaagaagaagaagaagaaggaccCCAACGAGCCCCAGAAGCCAGTTTCAGCCTACGCCCTGTTCTTCAGAGACACACAGGCCGCCATTAAGGGTCAAAACCCCAACGCCACCTTCGGAGAGGTTTCCAAGATAGTGGCCTCCATGTGGGATGGCTTGGGAGAGGAACAGAAGCAG GGCTATAAAAGCAAAACAGAGGCTGCTAAAAAGGAATATTTAAAAGCCCTCGCTGCCTACCGCGCCAGCCTGGTTTCAAAG GCTGCCCAGGAATCAGCAGAGGCTCAGACCATCCGTTCAGTCCAGCAGACCCTGGCCTCCACCAGCCTGTCCCCAGGTCTGATGCTGCCTTCCCCACTCTCCCAGCACCCGTCCATGTCCTCTATGTCCTCCATGGCCCAGGCTCTCCAGAACGGCATGCCACGGGCCATCGCCCCCAAGCCGCTGCAGATGAGGATGGGGGGCAACCAGATTGTGACCTCGGTGACGGTGCAGCACCAGAACATGACCAACGGTGTGCCATCCCAGCTGCTGAACCAGatgggtggaggtggtggaggaggggccatGGTTGCCGGGGCCCAGCCCACGGCCGTGTCCCAGATGAGCCCTACCATGCAGGGTGGCGTGGGGGGGCACATGCAgcagctgcagcagcagcagacacagCAGCAGCAGATGCAGCAACACCTGCAGCACCACCAGATGCAGCAGCAGCAGATGCACCACCAGCAGATCCAGCAGCAGATGCAGCATCAGCATTTCCAACACCACCTCCAGCAGCAGTTGCAGCAACACAACAtccagcaacagcagcagcaacagcaacaacaacaacaacagcagcagcagcatcagcagCAGAGGCATGACATGCAACAACAGCAGCTGCAACTCCACCAGATGCAGATGCAGCAGCTCCACCAGCAGCAGATGCAGCAGCATctccaacaacagcagcaacagcaccaGTCCCAGTGTTCCCCACCACAGCACTCACCCAGCACGCCTCAATCAGTGGGGGGCTCCGCCTCCATGGGCAGTCCCCAACCCGCCCCCCAGCAGCCACACCCCTCCCAGATCCAGGCCCACGCCCAGGTTCTGTCCCAGGTCTCCATCTACTGA